Below is a window of Bacteroidales bacterium DNA.
AAACATGGTTAGGATTTGTCGCCTGGTTATAATTGTTCTGGTGACATCCTTCGCAGGTATTCGGAGTATTACTGTAACCGTTGGCGTGACACTGCACACAATTGGTTGCAATGGTTGCATGTGCCCCGGTTAATGGATAGGTGGAATTATGGTCAAAGGTTGAAGGAACCCATGCAGTCTGTGTATGGCAATCCTGGCAGGTTGTGGCAAATTGGGAAGCCACATGGTTAGGATTGGTTGTCTGGTTATAATTGTCAATATGACAACCGTCGCAGGTATTGGGAGTAGTGTTATAATTACCATTATGACAGGTGGCGCACTGATCTGCCAGAGGAATATGAGCCCCTTCCAGCACATAGTAATTATTATGAATTGGGAAACTGGCAGGCGCCCAACCTGGATTTGTCGTGTGACAGCTCGCACATTCATTGGGAATTGCCAGGGATACATGGTTGGGATTAGTAGCCTGCGTATAATTGTTCTGATGGCAACCCTCACAGGTGTTGGGGGTATTGTTATAGCCGTTGGAATGGCACTGCACACAATTTGATGCGATCGTAGCATGCGCACCGGTCAAAGGATAGGTATTGTCATGATCGAACGTTGAAGGCACCCAGGCAGTCTGGGTATGGCAATCCTGGCAGGTGGTGGCAAATTGAGAAGTTACAGTTGCTGGGGGTGTGAAGCTACATGGTTCGGATTTGTGGTCTGGTTATAATTGTCAATATGGCATCCATCACAGGTATTGGGGGTAGAATTATAATTCCCATTATGACAATCTGCACATTGTGAAGCTATGGCAACATGAGCACCTTGAAGTGCATAATAGTTGTTATGCACGCTGAAAGTAGCGGGAGCCCAACCCGGAGCGGTAGTATGACAGCTTGCACAGTCATTTGAGAGACTAAGTGAGGTATGGCTGGGGTTTGCTGACTGATTGTAGTCGTTGATATGGCAACTGGAACATTCGCTGGATGTACCTGCATATCCATTCGATGGCAGCTGGCACAATCAGTACCGGCATGACCTCCTGTTAAATGGAATGGAGAAGTATTGTGGTTGAAACTACCGGCTGAGTTCCCATCAGGATGGCAGGCAAGACAAGCTTCAGTTGTGTAAACATACCCCCCTACTCCCTGGTGTTCATTGTTAGTGGAATTCTGCTGGTGACAGGAAGATGTACAGGTTACTACTTTATAATTACCTGGATTGGTATGACAGTCGGAACATTGATCCCATTCTCCCTGGTTTTGTCCTGAATAAATAGGGAAAATATTGTCCGTCATGGTTAAATGTTGCGGGTGTCCAGGATGCTTGCGAATGGCAATCAGCACAGGTAGTCGGGAATTGAGCAGTAGAATGTGACGGATCATTCGTCTGGTTGTATTCATCAATATGACATCCTGAGCAGGTATTTGGAGTGTTGGTGTAGCTCCCCTGGTGACAGGAGGCACAATCATTTCCAATTCCAGCATGTGCACCTTCAAGTACATAATAATTACTATGTGTCGGGAAAGTAGCCGGCGACCAACCCGGACCCGTAGTATGACATACCGCACAATCATTGGAGATTCCTATTCCGGTATGGTTAGGGTTGGTGGTCTGATTATAATTATTGGTATGACAACTGGCGCAAACTGTAGAAGTATTAGTATATTTGTTTGCATGACAGCTATTGCAATCGTCAACAGCATGCCCTCCGGTTAATGGAAATGCTGAAGTATTGTGGTCGAAACTGCCCTGTGAATTACCTGCGGGATGGCATTCGAAACAGGCTATACTATTATACGCATATCCTCCAACCCCCTGGTGCTCGTCATCCATATCGGGTTGGTTGTGATCATGACAATCAATGCAACTGAATACTTTAAAATTCCCTGGATTGGTATGGCATTCAGAGCAATCATTCCATTCACCCTGGTGACTTCCTGAATAAATAGGAAAATACTGTCCATCGTGATTGAAAGTTGAGGGCGTCCAGGCATTCACATTATGACAATCCTCACAGGTTGTCGGAAACTGGGCTGCAGCATGTGAAGGGTCGTTTGACTCATTATAATCAGCTGCATGGCATCCAAAACAAGTATTTGGTGTATTGGTATAATTCCCTTTATGACAGGAAAAACAATCATTCGCAATTGACTGATGAGCTCCCAATAACGGATAAACTGTATTATGATTAGGAAAGATGCTGGTTTCCAATCAGGAAGAGTTGTAGGGCAGGTTCCACAATCATTTCCAATGCCGGATGCAATATGATTTGGATTGGTTGTTTGATTATAGGCATTGGTATGACAACTGGAGCAGGTGGTTGGTGTCCCAGCATACTGGAGGTATGACAACTTGAACAGTTAGTGGTTGTATGGGCTCCCGTTAATGGAAAGCTGGTAGAATTATGGTCAAAAGCGCCATCTCCTGAACCATTTGGATGACAGCCAAAACAAGCGATACTATTATAAGTGTAACCGCTAACTCCTTCATGTTCATCATCTGTATCCCCCTGGTTATGCTCATGGCAATTGGTGCAGGTAAATTGAGCATAATTGGAAGGATTTGTATGACAGTCGGAACAATTATCCCATTCTCCTTTATGAGTTCCTGAATAAATAGGGAAAGACTGGGAATCATGATCTTTATATTCTGCCGGACTCCATCCCGGATTAAGATTGTGACATTGCTTGCAATCGGTTGAAAATTGTAATGTAATGTGGTTAGGACTTGCTGCAGTATTATAATCCTGCTGATGACAGGAAACACAAGCAGCATCAATGCTGGAATATGATCCTGAGGTATGACAGGTTTTACAGTCACTGATTTCATGGCCGCCCGTAAGTGGGAAGAAATTGTGATTGATACCGGCTCGGACCATTCGAAAGAGTTTTATATTATGACATTCTTCGCAATTTGTTGAATAACCGGCTGGGTGTGATTAGGGTTCGTTGTAGACAGGTAGTTATCTTTATGACAATCAAAACATTCAACTCCCAGGGGATCAAAACGTAATGCAGAAGCTGTTCCTAAGCCATTCGCAGCCGGTGAAAGATTAATATGACAATCGGAACAATTCGCCTGGGTATGAGGCCCGATTAAAGGGAAACGGCTCATTTGATGCAATTGGGTAGTATTGGTAACCACCCAGGAATTAGGCGTATGACATCGGGAGCAATCAGTCCCCACAGTTTGCTCATGAATATCGATATGACATTCATTGCAATCAGTGGGAGTCTTTACAAATTCAAGGGAGGTATGGCAATCCTTGCAGGAAACAGATTGGTGCTGCCCTACCAATGGGAATTTCGTAACACTATGATCAAAGGCTAATTTGGCAAGGTCAATCTTCCAGCCATCCGTAGTATGGCAATCCTTGCAACTGATGGCAAAACCAGTCCCATGGGGAGATTTCTGGGCAAAATACTCCCGAAAATGATCAGTGTGAAAGGATTATTGATGACAGTCTTCGCATTTGATTTTCTTTGTTTTATAAAGGATGAAAGTTGCTTCACCAATGGTGACAGGTTGGTGGCATTTTTCACAAGGGAGGCCTGAATGTTTGCCATCCAATGGAAATTGTGATTTGTTGTGATCAAAAGAAGCTGTTGGTTTGAAAGCTATTGAATTATGGCATTTTTTACAATCTGTCTTTCCATTCTCGTCAAACTGCTGCCGATGAATGTCGGTATGACAGTCACTACAATTCATGGATAAATCCTTAAAAGTCTGGTTGGCATGACCCTTCACTTCCTTGTTAAAATGGCAGTCTCTGCATGTTTTGGTTTCATGTGCACCTTCAAGAATAAACTGTGTGATTTTATGATCAAATTCAACCTGATTCCAACGGCTATTCGAATGACAGTTTTCACAATTTTCTTCAGGATAGTATTTCTCTGATATCTTGCCTGTATGAATGTTCTCATGACAGTCTTTACAATTCTTCCCGATCTCTTTAAATTTCCATTTAGTCTCTTTCTTATGGCATGAAATACAAGGTGTTGCCAGATGTGCACCTTTCAATGGAAATCCTGATGAATTATGTTTCTCAATGGTAAAAGAAGAGCCTTTGAATCCTTGCACCGAATGGCATTCAGAACAATCAGGTGAAACACCGTTCTTAACAAATTGCTTTTCGTGATAATCCGTATGACAATCAGTGCAGTGCTTATGCAGCAATGGTGTAGTAAGTTTTATCTTGTGGCACGACTTACAACTCTACTGCCTGGTGCTTGCCTTCTAATTTGAAATCTGTTTTACTATGATCAAAATTCTTTACCCACCAACGGCTGTAAAAGACTCAGTATTATGGCATTCAGAACATTTCTGCCCAAATTTGTTATTATGAGCATCTTCATGACAATTCGTGCAATTGGCATATTTAACTCCCTTGAATTCCTGGAATTTTACTCCATTTCTCATGGATGTTTTATGACACTCAGCACAGGCAACATCCTGATGCCTACCAGTTAGTTTGAAGCCGGATTTCTGATGACTAAATTTAGTGGCAGGCTTGAACTTTTCATTGTCATGACAATCGGCACAACTGCTGGAAAGAGATTTCTGATGATAATCGGTATGACATGATAAGCAATCTGTCCCCATCCCGAGAAAGGTGTATTTTTTTGCCTTTATCTTGGCATCCTTTATATACTGGGGTTTATGACAATCCTCACATTTCTTTTTATTGTGGGCTCCAAGGAGTTTATAGCCGGTAAGGGCATGATTGAACTTGGTTTTATCGAAGCGGATGATTTGAAAATTAACTCCGTGATGGTCACTATGGCAGGATGCACATTGTTTCCCTTTCACCTCAGCGGATGAGTGATATCCCTTATTACTGCTGATCCTGGTCTTCAGTTCAGTATGGCAGGCCAGACACTTATCATTCGAGACTTTTTCACCCAGGATGTGACATTTGGTGCAATTTGACATTCCCTCCAGATGTGAATGCACCTTGGCAAGATCTCCCGGAGATATCTGTGATTTAACCTCAACCAAA
It encodes the following:
- a CDS encoding cytochrome c3 family protein, whose translation is MCQLPSNGYAGTSSECSSCHINDYNQSANPSHTSLSLSNDCASCHTTAPGWAPATFSVHNNYYALQGAHVAIASQCADCHNGNYNSTPNTCDGCHIDNYNQTTNPNHVASHPQQL
- a CDS encoding cytochrome c3 family protein, with protein sequence MIYPTNLFKVLLTGLFLFQLCFLVEVKSQISPGDLAKVHSHLEGMSNCTKCHILGEKVSNDKCLACHTELKTRISSNKGYHSSAEVKGKQCASCHSDHHGVNFQIIRFDKTKFNHALTGYKLLGAHNKKKCEDCHKPQYIKDAKIKAKKYTFLGMGTDCLSCHTDYHQKSLSSSCADCHDNEKFKPATKFSHQKSGFKLTGRHQDVACAECHKTSMRNGVKFQEFKGVKYANCTNCHEDAHNNKFGQKCSECHNTESFTAVGG